The following coding sequences are from one Coffea arabica cultivar ET-39 chromosome 11e, Coffea Arabica ET-39 HiFi, whole genome shotgun sequence window:
- the LOC113718278 gene encoding uncharacterized protein, with amino-acid sequence MAPYEALYGRKCGSPICWNEIGERKILDPITVSWIEETNEKVKLVRQRIQTAQSRQKSYANNPRKDLEFTVGDLVFLKVTPLKASLMTGKGKKLQSRFVGPYKIIQRVGIVAYKLELPPSLSQIHNVFHVSILKKYHPDPSHILQPESIEIDETLTYEEKSVKLLDRKVKELRNKQIPLLKVLWRNHGLEEATWEVEEAIRENSKGDIEDGQAVLFANAVA; translated from the coding sequence atggccccatatgaagcGCTTTATGGTCGAAAATGTGGGTCTCCGATTTGTTGGAATGAAATAGGTGAACGGAAGATTTTAGACCCGATTACAGTGTCTTGGATTGAGGAAactaatgaaaaggtaaagttGGTACGCCAGAGAATTCAAACCGCACAGAGTCGTCAAAAGAGCTATGCGAACAATccgaggaaggatttggaatttaCAGTTGGAGATCTAGTCTTTCTTAAGGTTACACCtctgaaagcaagtttgatgactgggaaaggaaagaagctaCAATCGAGgtttgtaggaccttataagATTATCCAACGCGTGGGGATTGTggcatacaagttggagttgCCGCCGAGTTTATCCCAAATTCATAATGTGTTCCATGTATCTATACTTAAGAAGTACCATCCAGACCCTTCTCATATTTTGCAACCGGAgagtattgaaattgatgaaaccctgacctatgaggagaaatcgGTGAAACTTTTGGATAGGAAGGTAaaagaattgagaaataaaCAGATACCGTTGCTGAAAGTTCTTTGGAGGAACCACGGTCTAGAAGAAGCGACTTGGGAAGTCGAGgaagcaattcgagaaaa